The Paraburkholderia hayleyella genome includes the window TGCACCAGGACATCCAGGCGCAACACCGGGTAATCATCGGCCGCGGCCGGAAAGCGCTGGCGAAACGCGGCATACCACGCCTCTGAATCCTTGCCCGCGACATTCGGATGCCACTCCGCGACCGCAAGCACCCGTTGTACACCCGCCTCGCCCAGTGCCGCAGGCGCCCCCAGACTATTGCCATAAAAGGTATAGAACTTCGCCGTCAGCCCCTGCTCACGTGCGGCCTTGACCAAAAGCGCCAGATCATTGCCCCAGTTGCCGGTCACCACAGCATCCGCTTTGCTGGCGCGGATCTTGGCAAGATAGGGCGTGAAATCCTTCACCCGGCCCACTGGATGAAACTCGTCGCCGACAATCGCTATATCGGGGCGGCGGCTCGCCAGTGCTGCCCGTGTCAGCGCGCTCACGTCACGGCCAAAGGTATACGCCTGGTTCAAGAGATAAACCCGTTTAACCGAGTGGTCACGTTGAAGCACGCTCACTAACGCGTCCGTGCGCATACCGGCGTGCGCATCGAAACGAAAATGCCAAAAGCTACAGGACGCCCCCGTCAAGGCGGGATCGACCGCGGCGTAATTCAGAAAGAGCATGCGCCGTTGCGGCTCACGCGTGTTTTGCCGCCCGATGGCTCCCAGCAACGCGGCCGCCACCGCTGAACTGTTGCCTTGCAAGATGAAGCCAATGTGCTGATCCTCGGCCGCGCGGAGTTGCACTAGCGCTTCTTCCGCACTGCCTTTGCTGTCCAGCGTCAGCAACGCTAGCGGATGCATGCCGTCCGCCAGCTTCACCCCACCCCGTGCATTCACGCGTTCAATGCCAAAACGCAGATTGCGCTCCATCGCCGCACCCGCATTGGCAAACGGCCCCGACATGCCTTCGATCAACGCGAGCCGGACGGGCGCCCGCCCCGGCAGCACCGTGTCAGCGTGCACCTGGCTCATGCTCAGGACCATCAACCCCATCAACCCCATCAACCCGACGCGTGCCACCTGCCGCCATGTCATCGCCATCGCTACTCCAGCCAAACAATAATGAGACGCGGATCATAGCGGATCACCGTTGCGCCATGACGCCCCGGTTCGCCCGAAGGGTCGAAATAGTCCGTGCGGGCTCCAGCAGGCCTGAACAACGGGCCCGCGCACGCGAGCCGATCAAGCGCAATCAGCCCACACCGAATCGCGCATGTCAAAATGGCGAGCGAGTCCAACCCTACTTGTCTTAACTGCTATCGGAGCCACTCATGCTGACCCGTCTCTCATCGGTGCTTGCGTCACGCATCGCACTTGTCCTGCCACGCGAGCCTGTTCGCCGCCTCGCATTAGCCTGCCTGGGGGCGCTCGCTCTTGCGGGCTGCGCCCAGCCATGGCAAAAATTTCAGCCGGGCATGGATCAGTCGACGATCATCGCCTCGCTTGGTGCCCCGCGCGAAACCTATGATCTGCCGAACGGCGGCAAGCGCCTGATGTGGCCCACCCAACCCATGGGTGAAACCACCACCGCGGCAGATGTCGACGCCTCCGGCAAAATCCTGAACGTGCGTCAGGTGCTGCAACCCAGCGAGTTCTATCGCGCCGAAATCGGTAA containing:
- a CDS encoding branched-chain amino acid ABC transporter substrate-binding protein, with the protein product MVLSMSQVHADTVLPGRAPVRLALIEGMSGPFANAGAAMERNLRFGIERVNARGGVKLADGMHPLALLTLDSKGSAEEALVQLRAAEDQHIGFILQGNSSAVAAALLGAIGRQNTREPQRRMLFLNYAAVDPALTGASCSFWHFRFDAHAGMRTDALVSVLQRDHSVKRVYLLNQAYTFGRDVSALTRAALASRRPDIAIVGDEFHPVGRVKDFTPYLAKIRASKADAVVTGNWGNDLALLVKAAREQGLTAKFYTFYGNSLGAPAALGEAGVQRVLAVAEWHPNVAGKDSEAWYAAFRQRFPAAADDYPVLRLDVLVQMLARAMERAGSAQPEAVARMLEDMRFDNGFHRSWMRAADHQLIQPLYVMEMDRRGTPGVRFDNEGSGYGFRTVLALSPEQATPPVTCRMVRP